The segment CGGCCACGTGTCAGCCCCACGAAATCCGGCAGGGGATAGTCCACCTCTGGCGCGAAGCAGAACACCGTGTTTGGAAGGCGCATCACGTGTTCGCTGCACAAATGATCAGCTTCGGGGGGCGTCACCAGCGGATCACCGATCAGCCAGTCGATGTTCGGCACGCCGGTGGAGCCGGGATAGCCGAGGAAACTGGCTTGGAGGGGCGCCATGCGCCGGGCAAAGGCGCGCATGGTGCCGCCTGCGGTATGGCCTGCCAGATCGATCAGGATGTCGATCCGGTCTGCTGCGACTGCTTCGGCAAGCTGGGCTGTGGTCACGTCGCGCCAGACACCCACGCGGCTACGGGCAAGCCTGGTCTGATCGTCCACCGCGGAGCCGGTGTTGTAGATAGTCAGTGGCAGGCCCGCGTGATCCCATCGCGCCAGAAGCGGTTGGAGGAAGATGTTTACCGGGTGCTGATGGTGCAGATCGCCACTGACCATGCCGATTCGAAGCGGGCGGTTCGGGTCTGGATCGGCCCGAAAGCTCTCCTGCGACCGCGCCTCATTTCCCCATTCCGCGAACAGGGCGCGGTGACGGTGGGCCACCTCTTGCGGGGTCGCGCTATCGGCGTAGAGCAGGCTCATCGCGGCGTTCGGCGCGAAACTGTCCTGTCCGTTCGCCACCAGGCCTTCATACAGGGCGAGAGCCGTATCCGCGTCCCCAAGCCGGTTGGCGATCGAGGCGCGCAGGGCCGCGCTGGCGGTCGGCGGCACAGATCCGGAGGCTTCGGCTCTGTTGAGTGAAATCAGGGCTTGCTCCAGCAACCAGGCCTTCACCTGCATGTCGGCCAGATCGAGATGGGCCTGGGCGTTATCGGGGAACAGCTTGGTCCAGCGTTCAAGGATCGCCACCGCCTCGGCCCAGAAATTGAACCGGTAGGCGAGCTGCGCCAGCTTGCGGATTTCGCGGAGAATGGGCGCTGATTTCGCGCGATCGTGGGCACGCGTTTCGCGCCATTCTGGGCAGTCATTTCACGGGATCGTGGGCAGGCTGGCCGACGCTTTCATGGAGTCAGGCTTGAACGATTTGGTCAAGCTTTTTTGTGACGGCGGAGCGCCTGCGCAGGCTTTCACCTGAGAGGGTGAGGCGGTGTGCGTTGTGAACGAGGCGGTCGAGGATGGCATCTGCGAGCGTTGGGTCGCCGATGGCTTCGTGCCACTGGTCAACGGGGAGTTGGCTTGTGACGATGGTGGAAGCGCGGCCGTGGCGGTCTTCGAGGATTTCCAGCAGGTCACGGCGCTCCGGGGCGGTGAGGACGGCGAGGCCCCAATCGTCAATGATCAGCACATCCATGCGGGCGATGGTTTTGAGGATGCGTTCATGGCGGCCATCGCCACGGGCCAGAGCAAGGGCCTCGAACATGCGCGGCGCACGTTGATAGAGGACGGGCCGCCCATCCCGGCACGCCTTGTGGCCAAGGGCGCAGGCGATCCAGCTTTTGCCCAAACCGGTCGGCCCGGTTATCAGCAGGTTCTCGTGCCGGGCGATCCAGCCGCCATCGGCAAGATGCGCCATGACACTGCGGTCAAGACCACGTGGGCTGCGCAGGTCCAGATCCTCGACGCTGGCATCTTGGCGCAGAGCCGCAAACTTGAGCCGGGAGGCCAGTTTCTTGGTGTCGCGCTCTGCAGCCTCGCGGTCGACCAGCAGGCCGAGACGCTCTTCGAACGAGAGGGCGTCGAAGGCGGTTGACCTGCGTTGTTCTTCGAGCGCCGATGCAATGCCGGTCAGGCCGAGCGCCAACAGTCGGTCGTGGGTGGGATGGGTCAGCATTTTAGTCCTTTCTCAATGGTAATAGCTGCCGCCACGAATGTTGGCGTGCTGGAGGGGGGCGACCTCTTCGGAGCCTTCCAGGAAGGCGCGATCGAGGCCGGTCTTGAGGATCGAACGAATGGAGGTGACGGTGCGGGCCCGGATGGTCACACCCCGCTGGCAGGCCGCATCAACGCGCTCCGGCCCATAGGTTTTGACCAAGGCCAGCACACCCAGGCAGGTGCGGAACCCCTGTTCAGGATGGGGGCGGTCAGCCATCACCATCTCGCAAAAGGCGGCGACGGCGGGGCCGGTCTTGGTTGCCTGCGCCAGCATTCTGGCCGGGGTCCATTCGGCAAAGCGACGATGGGCCGATGGCATATGGTCGGCCACGGTGACATGGCTGCGCCGCCCCGGGGTGCGCACGTGGCTCGCAACCCTCTGACCACGATGGAATATCTCGACCGTCTGGCCGCTTGTGCGAACATCGACCTCTTGTTTGATCAGCGCGAAGGGCACGGAATACCATGAGCTGTCGACCTCAACGTGATAGTCGGGTGCCACGCGGGCGCGCTTCCAGCGGGCGAAGACATAAGGTTCGGGCGGTAGGGGCTGAAGATTGGGCCGATCCAAAGTGGCAAACAGATCGGCGCGGCTGGCGCCATAGCCGCGCATCACGCGCATGTTCAACTCGTCCAGCAGCCGCCGGATCGCCACGTTCAACTCGGCCAATGAGAAGAACCGGTGGTTCCGCAGCCGCGCCAGAATCCAGCGTTGTGCCACTTGGACAGCCACTTCCACCTTCGCCTTGTCCCGGGGTTTGCGCGGCCGGGCGGGCAGAACGGCGGTGCCATAATGCGCCGCCATCTCGGCATAGGTCCGGTTCAGCCCCGGATCAAACCGGTCTGCCTTGATCACGGCGGACTTCAGATTGTCCGGAACCACCGCCTTTGGCACGCCGCCCAGAAAGGCGAACATCCGGATATGCGCGAGGATCCAATCTTCCAACCCCTCCGATGCCACCGCCTCGGCATAGGTGTGATTCGATGCCCCCATTGCCGCCACGAACAGCTTCATGGCCCGCGCTTCGCCGGTCGTGGGGTCGATCACGTCGATGGTGTCGCCGGCAAAGTCGACGAACACCTTCTCGCCGCCCACATGTGTCTGGCGCATCGTCGGGCGCACCCGACCCTTCCAAGCCTCGTAATGCGTGCAAAACCAAGTATAGGCAAAACCCCCGGGGTGCGCGGCACGGTATTCTTCCCAGAGCAGCATCCGCGTCACCCCAGGGCGGCGCAACTCGCGGTCAATCTCCGCCCAGTCGGGCACAAGCCGCTCCGCGTCCGGCACCGTGGGCGGGGCTGGAAACAAAAGAAGTTCAAGGCTGTCGTCATCGATCCCCTCCGGCAAGGGCCACGTGAGCCCGGCATGACGCGCCCGTTGGGTGTAGCTTCCGACGCTCCCCTTGCTCAGACCGAGGGAAGCGGCAATGGACCGCTCGCTCAGGCCTTGCCCAAGCTTCAATCGCAAAACATCTCGTATCCGGCGCATGTTCAAT is part of the Paracoccaceae bacterium Fryx2 genome and harbors:
- the istA gene encoding IS21 family transposase; its protein translation is MPTGRLNMRRIRDVLRLKLGQGLSERSIAASLGLSKGSVGSYTQRARHAGLTWPLPEGIDDDSLELLLFPAPPTVPDAERLVPDWAEIDRELRRPGVTRMLLWEEYRAAHPGGFAYTWFCTHYEAWKGRVRPTMRQTHVGGEKVFVDFAGDTIDVIDPTTGEARAMKLFVAAMGASNHTYAEAVASEGLEDWILAHIRMFAFLGGVPKAVVPDNLKSAVIKADRFDPGLNRTYAEMAAHYGTAVLPARPRKPRDKAKVEVAVQVAQRWILARLRNHRFFSLAELNVAIRRLLDELNMRVMRGYGASRADLFATLDRPNLQPLPPEPYVFARWKRARVAPDYHVEVDSSWYSVPFALIKQEVDVRTSGQTVEIFHRGQRVASHVRTPGRRSHVTVADHMPSAHRRFAEWTPARMLAQATKTGPAVAAFCEMVMADRPHPEQGFRTCLGVLALVKTYGPERVDAACQRGVTIRARTVTSIRSILKTGLDRAFLEGSEEVAPLQHANIRGGSYYH
- the istB gene encoding IS21-like element helper ATPase IstB — translated: MLTHPTHDRLLALGLTGIASALEEQRRSTAFDALSFEERLGLLVDREAAERDTKKLASRLKFAALRQDASVEDLDLRSPRGLDRSVMAHLADGGWIARHENLLITGPTGLGKSWIACALGHKACRDGRPVLYQRAPRMFEALALARGDGRHERILKTIARMDVLIIDDWGLAVLTAPERRDLLEILEDRHGRASTIVTSQLPVDQWHEAIGDPTLADAILDRLVHNAHRLTLSGESLRRRSAVTKKLDQIVQA